A window of Paenibacillus phoenicis genomic DNA:
TATTTAAATCGATGCAAGTAACGGTATAAGACTGCCTTAGGCCCGTTAGCATGGACTCGGCATATTTTTTGGCGGCACCGGCGGTTTTGACGTTCTCATCCTGCACGATCCGTTGCAGCACGCCGTATTTGGCAGTCTCTCCGCTCGCTACGGCCAACACCTTGGAAGGTGCACTATCGCCACGGTTCTCGGTCCCGATGACCTTCACTCGTGTCACCGCGCCTTCCAGTGTACGATTTTGCGTGGCTTCCTCCAGTTGCTCCAGCTTCCAAACCACGTCATTGCTGCCGATCTTGAACAAGGTTAATCCAGCTGGTGTCATTCGCGGCACGTACATGTCCCCGCCAGCCTTCACCGTCTCCTTCAGATCCGACAAGATCATGTTGTAAAGGGTTTGCGGACGATAGACGGCTTTTTTCAGCTTGGTTTTCGTATCTGGTACCTTATCAAGCGGAATGCCCCAGTCTGCCGCGTATTTCTGAAGACGCTGGGCTGCTGTTCCCCCTGCTGGAAAAAGATACTCATCCTCCGATTTCGCCAAATAAATCGTCCGGTCATACACCGTTACCGTCATGTGCTTCGTCTGCCTCAAGGTGCTGGAGCAATCCCACACCACGCCCGGATGCAGTAACGGAACCATCTTGCCCCCAGCAGCAATGCCGCTGCCCGAACCGTTATACGGCACGCCGCTGATCCGAATCTCCTGCCCCGGTTCAATCCCCGGAAAAGAAGCCGGAATCCTCAGCCCAATCGTGCCCTGATACGAAATCTGATCAAGCGAATCCTTAAGCGAAATGCTCTCAACCAATTCCCGCAAATAATATTTGTTTTGCAGCACCACTTCGTAACTCACTGCGGCATCACCAGCTTTTGACCGGGCTTAATTCGGTTCGGGTCTTTGCCGATCATTTTTTGGTTGGCATTATAGATCTGCTGCCACTTCGAGCTGTCACCAAGCTCCAGCTTTGCGATTTTGGACAAGGTGTCACCTGATTTAACGACATAGGTTTTTGCGGGCTTTTTCGTGTCCGGCCGGGTGGATTTGGCTGTCGAAGCTGCTCCGCCGGCACCCGCCTGAGTGTGCACCTTCATCTCCCGCCAAGTCCGAGCGGTTAAATCAAAATACACGTCCCCCGGCTCCCCACCCCGAAAGGTACTGTTATGAGCCGCGATGGTCACAAGCACGTTTACGGCCGTATCGGTAATGATCATGCGAACCGGCGACTTGCTGTTCATCATGGTCGTGAGCCGGTTCATCGCCTCCTGCGGATCGGGGAGGTTTTGATAGTTGCAATACCCCGGATCATAAGCCGCCGGAAAAAAAGAAGAGAAGGCGATCTCCTTCACCCTCTCTCCAGCCGGAAAGTCATATTCCCCCAGCGATACGATATTCACCGCCTCCACGCCTTTGCTCCGGGAGATCGTAATCTCCTCCGGGTTCACGGGAAACACGAAATTTTGTCCCGTACCGTCAATTAAGTGAATCTCCATACGTCCCTGCTCCCCTCCCCTACTTCAGATTTTGCATCGCAAACCGCACTTCGTTGGCGATTTTCCAGCCGGCGGTTTCGGCCAATTTTTGATAGTCCAGCTTTTCTTCGTTAACCGTTAAATTGATCGAACCCTCCGACAGGGATACATTGA
This region includes:
- a CDS encoding XkdQ/YqbQ family protein, translating into MSYEVVLQNKYYLRELVESISLKDSLDQISYQGTIGLRIPASFPGIEPGQEIRISGVPYNGSGSGIAAGGKMVPLLHPGVVWDCSSTLRQTKHMTVTVYDRTIYLAKSEDEYLFPAGGTAAQRLQKYAADWGIPLDKVPDTKTKLKKAVYRPQTLYNMILSDLKETVKAGGDMYVPRMTPAGLTLFKIGSNDVVWKLEQLEEATQNRTLEGAVTRVKVIGTENRGDSAPSKVLAVASGETAKYGVLQRIVQDENVKTAGAAKKYAESMLTGLRQSYTVTCIDLNTIRAGDKVIFNGLNLIVTSVSHELGDPGHMTLELAMMDDVKRRYFLEQ
- a CDS encoding LysM peptidoglycan-binding domain-containing protein, yielding MEIHLIDGTGQNFVFPVNPEEITISRSKGVEAVNIVSLGEYDFPAGERVKEIAFSSFFPAAYDPGYCNYQNLPDPQEAMNRLTTMMNSKSPVRMIITDTAVNVLVTIAAHNSTFRGGEPGDVYFDLTARTWREMKVHTQAGAGGAASTAKSTRPDTKKPAKTYVVKSGDTLSKIAKLELGDSSKWQQIYNANQKMIGKDPNRIKPGQKLVMPQ